The genomic DNA ATGATATTTTATCTTCTCATTCGAAAAAATATTATAAAAGCGATAAAAAAATCCGAATGGTAATAGCTGAAGTTGTAAGAACAATCGGAGAAAAAGGAAATGTTATTATTGTTGGGCGTGGAGGTGTTGCTGTAACAAAAGATATTCCTAAATCTTTTCATATTAAGTTAGAAGCTCCAATTGAGTGGAGAGCATTATTAACCAGCGAAAAGCATGATCTTTCATTTAAAAAAGCCAAAAAATTCGCTTTAGATTCTGATAAAAAAAGAGAAGAATTTCGAAATTCATTTTATGGGAAAGATACTGATTACACTACTTTTGATATTACGTTCAATTGCATGACAATGACTAACGAGGAAATTATAACTTCAATAATTAAAATATTAGAACTCCGTGATTTTTTTTAAAACTAAAGTTAATAACGATTAACTTGCTTTATTAAACATCACTAATGACTGGTTAAAATAATTATATTTTATATTTCGTATCCCGAATCAAGTTCGGGACAGGCTCTACGGCACTTTATTGTTTTTTGGAAACATCATTACTACAAATATTTAGCATCCCAAATCAAGTTTAGGACAAGCTCTACGGTGCTTTATATTAGGGGCTGTCTCAAAAGTCTTAAGCACCCTCTTTTTATTCGTATACCTATCCGAGGCTGATTTCAAATATTCAATTCTCCAGAAGATAAATTGACTTTTGAGACAGCCCCGACATATTTGTAGTAAAATGATAAATATTAAAACAGAGCCCCATAGTGGGCGAAATATTATTAACGTATAGAAAACAGACAATTTTAAGCATATTAAATAAATTTAGTCGGATAGTAGTGATTAAACATAAAAAAAGCCCTGTTTAAACAGGGCTTTTTTTTAAGAAATTGAAATCTGCTTTGCAGGTTTGGGTTTTAATTCTTCTCTTTTTGATAATTTCACATGAAGAATACCATCAATATATTTAGCTAAAATCTTTTCACTGTTCACTAAATTTTCGCCTAAATTAAACGACCTTTGAAAAGACTGGCTATTAAATTCTCTGCAATAATAATTTTCATTATTATTTTTTTCTTCCTTTTTTTCTTCTTTATGAGAAGAAATTGTAAGGATGTTTTTGTCAAGTTCAACATTAAAATTTTCTTTGCTCATACCCGGAGCTGCAACTTCAATTTCAAATTCTTTTTCATTTTCTTTAATATTTACAGCAGGTACCGGTAATTTTCTTTCAGGATAAAATGGTAGAGTGTTGTTGAACCAATCATCATTAAATAATGATGGAATACCCGGAAATAAATTTTGATTTTTTCTAACTAATAACATGGTTTTGTCCTCCTAAATTTTAAGTTTTATAAATTAAATTTTTTAAATAATATTTTCATTTTAATATTGTCAAATTAAGTGCCAAGCCTATTTTTATGTCATTTTTCGAATATATATATATTACACCTGTCATTCTGGCAGCCAACAGGCTTTTGTAAAGCCATTTTGGCAGTTGTGTGTTTTGTAAGTAATGGAAAAAGCCTTTGTAGTCAGGGTTTTTTGCTTTTTTATTATTTACTCATAGAATTAAAGATGTTTTGAGAAAAAAACTATAATTTTGCAACAAAATATCAAAAGTACTAACTAGTGTTTGCAAGAAAACCCTTGAGATTTATAATTATGCTGTCATTTCGACTGAAAGGAGAAATCCCATTCGGCTGATATACACTGTGTTATGAGATTTCTCCTTTCAGTCGAAATGACAATATAAAAATTTTCTTAGATGCACTAACTACCCTTTTTTCTTGTTATTGATTTATATGAATAATTAGGGTTTTATTAAAATATATTATGGCAATTAATAATGAAAATAAATACGATATAAGACAACTAAGTATAGAAGAACTTGTT from Bacteroidales bacterium includes the following:
- a CDS encoding cytidylate kinase-like family protein, with amino-acid sequence MTSYFLKYMANRHLREEELKIPKDPGPVITISREFGCPSKIIAKLLTETINKKNREKRIKKQWKWISKEILEESAKELGLDASKIEYVFKYEKRGFMDDILSSHSKKYYKSDKKIRMVIAEVVRTIGEKGNVIIVGRGGVAVTKDIPKSFHIKLEAPIEWRALLTSEKHDLSFKKAKKFALDSDKKREEFRNSFYGKDTDYTTFDITFNCMTMTNEEIITSIIKILELRDFF
- a CDS encoding Hsp20/alpha crystallin family protein translates to MLLVRKNQNLFPGIPSLFNDDWFNNTLPFYPERKLPVPAVNIKENEKEFEIEVAAPGMSKENFNVELDKNILTISSHKEEKKEEKNNNENYYCREFNSQSFQRSFNLGENLVNSEKILAKYIDGILHVKLSKREELKPKPAKQISIS